One genomic region from Prevotella sp. Rep29 encodes:
- a CDS encoding IS1634 family transposase: MYVRKKHNRSGSTSVVVVSKASGKYKEIKSFGSSTSEEEIHSLCDKAAAWIRSFGGQQELDFDDRKGKEVEETERFLSNIDNVLINGTRLLLDQVYDSIGFNRIPDEILRHLVIARVSQPRSKLATVDYLKSYYDEDVDLNHIYRYMDKLYNTQMELAQQISVEHTRKLFGGKIGLMFYDVTTLYFETAQTDVLREPGFSKDGKTAESQVILGLLVSEGGYPLSYSLFNGSQYEGFTMIPMIDDFKQRFNLGKDFVVVADSGLMNKNNVTLLQEAGYNYILGARIKSESASVKQWILSLEKVDKACYDYKRENGERLIVSYSDKRAKKDAYNRDRGIVRLRKAYKTGRITKSQVNKRGYNKFLEISKDIEVVISEEKIAEDCQWDGLKGYITNTDLDAERVIAEYHGLWVVERAFRISKGTLEMRPMFHFTERRIEAHVCICFIAYKVYKELERLIAINKIGMSVDKVLEAAKTITTIRVRMPKNGTYFTKTLFLTEKHLAVKPLFDISGNKS; the protein is encoded by the coding sequence ATGTATGTACGCAAGAAACACAATCGTTCCGGCTCTACAAGTGTGGTAGTGGTCAGTAAAGCGAGTGGAAAGTATAAAGAAATAAAATCGTTTGGCTCCTCTACATCCGAAGAGGAAATACATTCATTATGCGATAAGGCTGCTGCATGGATACGTTCATTTGGCGGTCAGCAAGAACTTGACTTTGATGACCGCAAGGGAAAGGAAGTCGAGGAGACAGAGCGTTTCCTTAGCAATATTGACAACGTGTTGATAAACGGTACTCGGCTTCTGCTTGATCAAGTCTATGACAGCATCGGCTTCAACCGGATTCCCGATGAGATTCTGCGTCATTTGGTAATCGCAAGGGTGTCGCAGCCCAGAAGCAAACTTGCCACAGTAGATTACCTGAAGTCATATTATGATGAAGATGTTGACCTCAACCACATCTATCGCTACATGGACAAGCTCTACAATACCCAGATGGAGCTTGCGCAGCAGATTAGCGTAGAGCACACCCGGAAACTGTTCGGAGGCAAGATTGGATTGATGTTCTACGACGTGACGACGCTCTACTTTGAGACAGCACAGACGGACGTATTGCGTGAACCGGGGTTTTCAAAGGATGGAAAGACGGCAGAGTCACAGGTTATACTCGGTCTGCTTGTATCAGAAGGAGGCTACCCGCTTTCATACTCTCTGTTCAACGGCAGCCAGTATGAGGGCTTCACCATGATACCAATGATAGATGACTTCAAGCAGCGTTTCAATCTGGGGAAAGATTTTGTTGTGGTGGCAGACTCAGGCTTGATGAACAAGAACAATGTCACTTTGCTGCAGGAGGCTGGCTACAACTACATACTTGGAGCCCGCATCAAGAGCGAGAGCGCAAGCGTGAAGCAATGGATTCTCTCTTTAGAGAAGGTTGATAAAGCCTGTTACGACTACAAACGTGAGAATGGGGAAAGACTTATCGTCAGTTATTCCGACAAGCGTGCAAAGAAGGATGCCTACAACCGTGACCGCGGAATTGTCCGATTGAGAAAAGCCTATAAGACCGGACGCATCACGAAGAGTCAGGTGAACAAGCGTGGCTACAACAAGTTTCTTGAAATCAGCAAGGACATAGAAGTCGTCATCAGCGAAGAGAAGATTGCAGAGGACTGCCAGTGGGACGGACTCAAGGGCTACATCACCAATACAGACCTTGACGCCGAGCGTGTCATTGCCGAGTATCATGGACTCTGGGTGGTGGAACGTGCATTCCGTATTTCAAAAGGAACTCTGGAAATGCGTCCGATGTTTCATTTTACAGAACGTAGGATAGAGGCACATGTCTGCATTTGCTTCATCGCCTATAAGGTATATAAGGAACTGGAGCGACTCATTGCCATTAACAAGATTGGGATGAGTGTCGATAAGGTGCTTGAGGCAGCCAAAACTATCACGACAATCAGGGTAAGGATGCCTAAAAACGGGACTTACTTCACTAAGACACTCTTCTTGACGGAGAAGCACCTCGCAGTGAAACCACTTTTCGACATATCTGGCAACAAATCTTAA
- a CDS encoding tetratricopeptide repeat protein: MKTIKYLFLGALLFGYSATAMAQTDNKSIIDAISIVIKENPANAEAQVKEVVKKNKKNIEVLCGIGRAYLDIEDTQKARQYADMAMKVRGGAQHALPHILLGDIYAVTDDGGNASMEYEQAIIFDKMNPEPYRKYAQINSKVSPEASAAKLEELRKVRPDYPVDVINATIYMRANNLAKAVEYYDKVNKADMESSDLVNYSLCEFLSSNFEKSREIASFGAEKFPRHPALNRLVFFNSTNLKDFDTALTYADRLFNRSDSAKITSTDYLYYGHAYNGKQDYDKAIEMFRKSIEINPDAKSDVLDAMSNIANAYREKGDYNNAITEHRNYLGKLEKVKNTDYAALAQIYLDWGAGLTGSEQTAKLEDANKVYDEMIQKFADDPNTLVFAYNKKTQIDNMLDPNVEKFLALPDYTKLIEIIEAMPEKSNTDRNRLVTAYHYLAHYNLVNKNESVANEYWNKILSIDPTYAPALDALGRK, translated from the coding sequence ATGAAAACTATCAAATATTTATTCTTAGGTGCACTGCTCTTCGGTTACAGTGCAACCGCCATGGCACAGACAGACAACAAGTCAATCATCGATGCCATCTCTATCGTTATCAAGGAAAATCCTGCAAATGCCGAAGCGCAAGTGAAGGAAGTAGTGAAGAAAAACAAGAAAAACATCGAAGTCCTCTGCGGCATCGGTCGTGCTTATCTCGACATCGAAGACACACAAAAAGCAAGACAGTATGCCGACATGGCGATGAAGGTGAGAGGCGGAGCACAACACGCACTCCCGCACATCCTTCTCGGCGACATCTATGCCGTCACCGATGACGGCGGAAACGCATCGATGGAATACGAACAGGCAATCATCTTCGACAAGATGAACCCCGAGCCCTACCGCAAATATGCACAAATCAACAGCAAGGTGAGCCCGGAAGCATCAGCAGCCAAGCTCGAAGAACTGCGCAAGGTGCGTCCCGACTATCCCGTTGACGTCATCAACGCCACTATCTATATGCGCGCCAACAACCTCGCCAAAGCCGTGGAATACTACGACAAGGTGAACAAAGCCGACATGGAAAGCAGCGACCTGGTGAACTACTCACTCTGCGAGTTCCTCAGCAGCAACTTCGAGAAGAGCCGCGAGATAGCATCCTTCGGTGCAGAGAAATTCCCACGCCATCCGGCACTCAACCGCCTGGTATTCTTCAACAGTACCAACCTCAAGGACTTCGACACGGCACTCACCTATGCCGACCGACTGTTCAACCGCTCAGACAGTGCGAAAATCACTTCCACTGACTACCTCTACTACGGACACGCATACAACGGAAAGCAAGACTACGACAAAGCCATCGAAATGTTCCGCAAGAGCATCGAAATCAACCCCGATGCCAAGAGCGACGTGCTCGATGCCATGTCAAACATTGCCAACGCATATCGTGAGAAGGGCGACTACAACAACGCCATCACCGAACACCGCAACTATCTCGGCAAACTCGAGAAAGTGAAGAACACTGACTATGCAGCACTCGCACAAATCTACCTCGACTGGGGAGCAGGACTCACCGGCTCAGAGCAGACAGCAAAACTGGAGGATGCCAACAAGGTGTATGACGAAATGATTCAGAAGTTTGCCGACGACCCCAACACACTCGTCTTCGCATACAACAAAAAGACTCAGATCGACAACATGCTCGACCCCAACGTGGAGAAATTCCTCGCACTGCCCGACTATACAAAACTGATTGAAATCATCGAGGCAATGCCGGAAAAGAGCAACACCGACCGCAACCGTCTGGTTACTGCCTACCACTATCTCGCACACTACAACCTCGTCAACAAAAACGAGTCTGTAGCAAACGAATACTGGAACAAAATCCTCAGCATCGACCCCACATACGCTCCTGCACTGGACGCACTGGGAAGAAAATAA
- a CDS encoding PstS family phosphate ABC transporter substrate-binding protein, producing MNKNVYCVLIGLFIATFALSSCDDKRKGSGRTDTHSSGAISFASDESFSPIIDEEVEIFEHNTPKAKLTPIYTNESEAVKMLLDEKIFLAITSRDLTKNERNILKNKGYKNIRSFPIAYDGLALIVHKSNTDTCITVNDIARILKGEVKKWDEIYPQSKRGDIEVIFDNPKSSTARYAADSILGGTPINSPNIQAVDKSEEVINYVEKTPNAIGIIGSNWLNDKRDTTNVTFKKNIRVMSVSRMQTATSYNSWKPYQYYIYNDSYPLIRTIYGILTDRIRGLPWGFANFLTSPKAQLVIFQSSLLPAYGDLTVRKVNVTKD from the coding sequence ATGAACAAAAACGTATATTGCGTTTTAATTGGACTCTTCATAGCAACCTTTGCGCTTTCGTCTTGCGATGACAAGCGCAAAGGTTCCGGAAGAACAGACACACATTCATCAGGAGCGATATCATTCGCTTCTGATGAAAGTTTTTCTCCCATCATCGATGAAGAGGTAGAGATCTTCGAGCACAACACGCCGAAAGCAAAGCTCACACCAATTTACACAAACGAATCCGAAGCCGTAAAAATGCTTCTCGACGAGAAAATATTTCTCGCCATCACCTCGCGTGACCTAACCAAGAACGAACGGAACATCTTGAAGAACAAAGGCTACAAGAACATCCGCTCCTTCCCCATCGCCTATGACGGACTGGCACTCATCGTCCACAAGTCAAACACCGATACGTGCATCACCGTCAACGACATCGCACGCATCCTCAAAGGCGAAGTAAAGAAATGGGACGAAATCTACCCGCAATCCAAACGCGGCGATATCGAAGTCATATTCGACAATCCCAAATCAAGCACTGCGCGCTACGCAGCAGACTCAATCCTCGGAGGAACACCCATCAACAGCCCCAACATCCAGGCAGTTGACAAATCCGAGGAAGTCATCAACTACGTGGAAAAGACCCCCAATGCCATCGGCATCATCGGGTCGAACTGGCTCAACGACAAACGAGACACCACCAACGTCACCTTCAAGAAGAACATTCGAGTGATGTCTGTCAGCAGGATGCAGACAGCCACTTCATATAACAGCTGGAAACCATACCAGTATTACATCTACAACGACAGCTACCCGCTGATTCGCACCATCTACGGAATATTAACCGACCGCATCAGAGGGCTCCCATGGGGATTTGCAAACTTCCTCACAAGTCCAAAGGCGCAGCTTGTCATCTTCCAGTCATCACTCCTTCCTGCATACGGAGACTTGACGGTCAGAAAAGTAAATGTGACGAAAGATTAA
- a CDS encoding energy transducer TonB, translating to MSKIDLIDNNWVDLVFEGKNKEYGAYVLRKNTGKRNVWSVIIMLAIAAALGAIIGVNAIIEANKKEEISADVELMNITKKEVKVEKKAPVKIEEAKPVEKVKSSVKFVPPVIKKDSEVKPEEELKSQDDLNKTKTAIGSFNVEGNDDKGGEVLKAKEVIAQPEPPKQEETKIFDVVEQPPSFPGGQAALLNWLSSHVKYPPIAEENGIQGRVIVGFVVERDGSVSQVQVIRGVDPSLDKEAARVVASMPKWTPGRQNGQNVRVKYNVPVNFKLQ from the coding sequence ATGTCAAAAATTGATTTGATAGACAATAACTGGGTTGACCTTGTCTTTGAAGGAAAAAACAAGGAATATGGTGCTTACGTACTGCGTAAAAACACAGGAAAGCGTAACGTATGGTCCGTCATCATTATGCTTGCCATCGCAGCTGCGTTAGGAGCCATCATCGGAGTCAACGCCATTATTGAAGCAAATAAGAAAGAAGAAATCTCCGCAGACGTGGAACTCATGAACATCACCAAGAAAGAGGTGAAGGTCGAGAAGAAAGCTCCTGTGAAGATTGAAGAAGCAAAACCAGTTGAAAAAGTAAAAAGTTCTGTGAAATTCGTCCCCCCCGTCATCAAGAAAGACTCGGAGGTGAAGCCTGAGGAAGAGTTGAAGTCACAAGACGACCTCAACAAGACCAAGACTGCCATCGGTTCCTTCAACGTTGAAGGTAATGACGACAAGGGAGGCGAAGTACTGAAAGCCAAGGAAGTCATCGCACAGCCGGAACCGCCGAAACAGGAAGAGACAAAAATCTTCGACGTGGTGGAACAACCGCCATCGTTCCCCGGAGGTCAGGCAGCATTACTGAACTGGCTCAGCTCACACGTGAAGTACCCGCCGATAGCTGAAGAGAACGGCATCCAAGGACGCGTCATCGTAGGATTCGTCGTTGAACGCGACGGTTCAGTCAGTCAGGTACAGGTAATCCGTGGCGTTGACCCGTCACTCGACAAAGAGGCAGCACGCGTGGTTGCATCCATGCCGAAGTGGACACCGGGAAGACAGAACGGTCAGAACGTACGTGTGAAATATAACGTACCGGTTAACTTTAAGCTACAGTAA
- a CDS encoding biopolymer transporter ExbD — protein MAKQKESRQKKQTVRVDFTPMVDMMMLLITFFMLCTSLSKPQAMQLTMPSNDENIQDKDRNATKESHTITIYLAGNDKIYYIKGIPKYDDPSCMVETTWGKEGIRKVLTEHQTEEGIIPVARIRKAKLDLDAKKDETNMEDSVYQNELKKIRDGEINGEKIPTLTIIIKPLDTASYDNMVTALDEMQICSISKYVLDKISSDDERLLKSKNIPLQ, from the coding sequence ATGGCTAAACAAAAAGAAAGTAGACAGAAAAAGCAGACCGTACGCGTGGACTTCACGCCTATGGTGGACATGATGATGCTTCTTATTACATTCTTCATGCTCTGTACCTCTCTCAGCAAGCCTCAGGCAATGCAACTCACAATGCCGAGCAATGATGAGAACATCCAGGACAAAGACCGTAACGCGACCAAAGAGTCACACACCATTACGATCTATCTGGCAGGAAACGACAAAATCTATTACATCAAGGGAATTCCTAAGTATGACGACCCCAGCTGTATGGTAGAAACCACTTGGGGAAAGGAGGGTATCCGCAAGGTACTCACCGAGCATCAGACCGAAGAAGGAATCATTCCGGTTGCACGCATCCGCAAAGCGAAACTGGATCTTGATGCGAAGAAAGATGAGACCAACATGGAAGACAGCGTCTATCAGAACGAACTGAAAAAGATTCGTGACGGTGAAATCAATGGTGAGAAGATTCCTACACTGACCATCATTATCAAACCGCTCGACACTGCCTCTTATGACAACATGGTCACAGCGCTCGACGAAATGCAGATTTGCAGTATCAGTAAGTACGTCCTTGACAAGATTTCCAGCGACGATGAGAGACTTCTCAAGTCAAAGAACATCCCCTTGCAATGA